CAGCTTCGCGAGTCCAGCCAGCACCACGGCGAAGTCGTCCGGATCGCTGGCCTTGAGCGCGTCCAAGAATTCCTGAACCGGACGGCTTCCGGCGTTCGTTTCGTAAAACTCTACCGTGAATTCCATCCGAGTGCCACATCAATATTGATGTTGTCCGGCTTGCACAACCAAAGCCGCATCACCACACGGATGCGAGCGCCTTCTCCAAAAACTCCCGGTTCGCCCGCGCGTTGGCGGTCGTCTCCTCGGCGGTGGCGCCGACCTTGACTCCCTCGACCATGATCGGGCCGTTGAAGCCGACGCTCTTCAGCTTCTCGAACACGGCTTTGAAATCCACTTTGCCGGTGCCGAACTGCGACATCACTTCGCCCTTCGGCGCGGCACAATCCTTCGCACAAAAGCCGGTGACGTGTTTCGCGATCGGTTCCAACTCGGCCAGCGGGTCCTTGCCGGTGTAGTAGATGATGTTGCCGGCGTCGTACCAGATTTTGAAGTTCGCGTGCGCAACTTTGTCGAGGCAGCGCAGGATTTCCTCCGACGCGCCGCTGCCGCCGCCGTGCGGCTTGAGGACGAGCCGGATGCCGCGCTTGTCGGTCTGCGCGGCGGCATCGGCCATGAGTCGATAAAAATTCTCGTAGTGCTCCGGTTTGTCCACGCCGAATGTGAGCATGAACTTCAATTCCAGCCGCGCGGCGTTTTCGATCTGCTTGCGCAGGTCGGCGATGTTGTCGGCGAGCGCTCCGTCGGGTTTGAAACGGACGACTGTCATGTTCACGGCCAGCCCGCGTTGCGCGATGCGCTTCTTCAAACCGTCCAGGTATTCCGGTGTGGCCGCGGACAAAGTAAACGCTTCGCCTTTCTGGCCAGTGAGCAAGCCGGTGAGTTTGTAGCCCGCCGCCTTGATGCCATCGAGCGCTTCGTCGTAGCTCCATTTCGTCCACGGACGATTGAAACAGCCGATGGGCCAATTGGGTTTCGCGGCTCCGAAGGCTTTGGTCCGGGAGAGGGCGGCCAGCGAAGTCGTAGCCAAGGTCGCGGTTTGGAGAAAGGTTCGGCGGTTCATAATCTGCAATTCCCTGGACCTACGGGCCGGCAGCCTTTCTCACACACCGGAAGCCATAGATGTCGTAGCCGAAGCAGACGTCGGACTGGCCGGGGTTTTCGTTGTAACGATAGCCGGAGCGGCAGTTGTCGGCGCTGAATCTCCAGGCGCCGCCGCGCAACACCTTGTTCTGACCTTCGCCCGGCCCGCGCGGATTCTCGCGCGGCGATTCCTGATAATAGTCCACCTTGTAAAAGTCGTTGCACCATTCCCACACGTTGCCGGCGATGTCGTAAAGTCCCCACGGATTCGGCTGCTTCTGGCCGACGGGGTGCGGATGTCCGCCGGAGTTTTTGTCGAACCACGCGTAGTCGCCCGCTTTGGTCGGGCTGTCGCCGAAGAAATAAGCGGTCGTGGCGCCGGCGCGGCACGCGTATTCCCATTCCGCCTCGGTGGGGAGCCGGTAACCGCTCGCGTCGAAGTTGCACTGCAAGGTCTTCAAGTCGTAACAGGGCTGAAGCCCCTCCAGCTCGGAGCGCTTGTTGCAGAATCTCACCGCGTCCGACCAGCGCAACTGCTCCACGGGATTCTTCTCTCCCTTCCAGCGTGAAGGATTTGCGCCCATGATTTTCTGAAATTGTTCCTGCGTCACGAGATGCCGGTCCATCAGGAATGAACTGACGGTGACTTCATGCGGCGGCGCATCGGCCTCATCCTTGTCACCCATCATGAACCTGCCGCCGGCAATCTGAACCATCTGCGATTTGGAATCCGTTACCGCAGGAGTCGTGTCTGCGCTCGCTTTCGGCCGTACGTTGGGGGCGCTCGAATTCTGGTCGGACGTTTTCACGACGTCGGTTGAAGGCTCGCGTTCACACCCGACGAACAACGCCAGGACCACTGGAACGAGGAAGGCGACAATGTTAATGCGCTTCATGAATCTCAAAGCCGTTGGTTTTGTGGCGCACTGTCTTCAATAATCCGCCCAGATTTCATAACCATCCGGATTCCTGAGCACCTGCCGGCAGCGCGATCGAATCGCCATTGCCAGTTCCACCGCCTTGGGTTGCTCCGCGCAACCATAGCCTGCCTCCTGGCACAGCTTTCGAGTAATCATGTGACATCGGGCGACGACATAATCCTGGGCGCCACCCGCGCCTCTCCATGCCTTGAGCAATTCCATGTAGGCTTTCAGATTGTTCGGGTCCTTGCTGCTCGTCAGGGCGAGGGTCTGACGCGTGAGATCCTGAACGTATTCCGGCGTTTTCATGTTCTCCTTCTGCACTTCGTATTCCTGGGGGATTTGCTGAACGATTTGTTCGAGATTTTCGAGAAACGGTTTCAGTTCGGGAGCAGCGGCCTTCTTCGCCTGCAGGAATTGGATCATGTCCCCGGCAAAATGCCGGTACTCACCGATCCTCTCCACGTGGCACTCGACGAAATAGTTCATGTCACCCAGAGCCTCCTTGACGTCATCTTTTTTCGCGACTTCCTGGCCTTTTTCGAACAATGCTTGGATCGCTTCCGTGCATCCACAGGTGCAGGCCCGATGAACGCCGTCGCCGCCGCGGCGATGGTGTGTGCGC
The nucleotide sequence above comes from Candidatus Angelobacter sp.. Encoded proteins:
- a CDS encoding sugar phosphate isomerase/epimerase family protein, translated to MNRRTFLQTATLATTSLAALSRTKAFGAAKPNWPIGCFNRPWTKWSYDEALDGIKAAGYKLTGLLTGQKGEAFTLSAATPEYLDGLKKRIAQRGLAVNMTVVRFKPDGALADNIADLRKQIENAARLELKFMLTFGVDKPEHYENFYRLMADAAAQTDKRGIRLVLKPHGGGSGASEEILRCLDKVAHANFKIWYDAGNIIYYTGKDPLAELEPIAKHVTGFCAKDCAAPKGEVMSQFGTGKVDFKAVFEKLKSVGFNGPIMVEGVKVGATAEETTANARANREFLEKALASVW
- a CDS encoding formylglycine-generating enzyme family protein, with protein sequence MKRINIVAFLVPVVLALFVGCEREPSTDVVKTSDQNSSAPNVRPKASADTTPAVTDSKSQMVQIAGGRFMMGDKDEADAPPHEVTVSSFLMDRHLVTQEQFQKIMGANPSRWKGEKNPVEQLRWSDAVRFCNKRSELEGLQPCYDLKTLQCNFDASGYRLPTEAEWEYACRAGATTAYFFGDSPTKAGDYAWFDKNSGGHPHPVGQKQPNPWGLYDIAGNVWEWCNDFYKVDYYQESPRENPRGPGEGQNKVLRGGAWRFSADNCRSGYRYNENPGQSDVCFGYDIYGFRCVRKAAGP